In Vespula vulgaris chromosome 7, iyVesVulg1.1, whole genome shotgun sequence, a single window of DNA contains:
- the LOC127065237 gene encoding prefoldin subunit 1, with the protein MARVPDQELKKAFSELHEKMVDTTQKLKLADVQIEKLKRTKQRAQLTVKEITSLPPDTRTYESIGRMFLFDDIENIKVGLENRMKAVDEKVQTLENNKTYLQKSLKESENNLREMIQQRQSKDASG; encoded by the coding sequence ATGGCAAGAGTACCGGATCAGGAATTAAAAAAGGCATTTTCGGAATTGCACGAGAAAATGGTAGATACCACGCAAAAATTAAAACTGGCTGATgtacaaatagaaaaattaaaacgtacgAAACAACGTGCACAACTTACCGTTAAAGAGATAACCTCTTTGCCACCGGATACAAGAACTTACGAATCCATTGGTCGAATGTTTTTATTTgatgatattgaaaatattaaagtcGGTTTggaaaatagaatgaaagcTGTAGACGAGAAGGTTCAaactttagaaaataataaaacttatttGCAAAAGAGTctgaaagagagtgaaaataATCTTAGAGAGATGATACAACAAAGACAAAGTAAAGATGCATCTGGctga